One genomic segment of Heliomicrobium undosum includes these proteins:
- the hemA gene encoding glutamyl-tRNA reductase, with protein sequence MFIFVVGLNHKSAPVEIREQLSFPEHILIDSLRRLHSEPAIEGCAILSTCNRTEVYAATTDIEKGQAAVRRFFTQSGKLEADKFASFFYTHTLYDAIRHLFRVAAGLDSMVLGETQILGQVRRTYQAACEAGTSNSILNTWFQQAITVGKRIRTETGIDQHAVSTSYTAVELAKQVFTTLEGRSALILGAGKMSELTLTHLIANGVTTVLVANRTRERAEELARRCGGKAVSYDEISARMEESDIVISCTAATHYVIRRELVEKVMSTRPDRPLFLIDIAVPRDIDPAVATVPGVHLFDIDDLQSVVDQNLAQRQKAASEAELIVEQEIAEFLKWLNSLFVVPTIVALKNKGEAIREKELERVLAKLKSLSDKDQKTIGAMASSIVKQLLHDPITQIRHYAASPEGHLYSEILQNLFSLEIAGQRSKGRDDQSDRRSQP encoded by the coding sequence GTGTTTATCTTCGTCGTAGGTTTGAACCATAAATCGGCGCCAGTGGAGATCCGGGAGCAACTCTCTTTCCCGGAGCATATCCTCATCGATTCCTTGCGCCGCCTTCACTCAGAACCGGCCATCGAGGGCTGCGCCATCTTGTCGACCTGCAACCGGACGGAGGTCTATGCAGCCACGACAGACATCGAAAAGGGACAGGCCGCCGTCCGCCGCTTCTTTACCCAGTCAGGCAAGCTGGAGGCTGACAAATTCGCCAGCTTCTTTTACACCCACACCCTCTACGACGCCATTCGCCATCTCTTCCGCGTCGCCGCAGGCCTCGATTCGATGGTGCTCGGCGAGACACAGATCCTCGGCCAGGTCCGGCGGACCTACCAGGCGGCTTGTGAGGCGGGAACCTCCAACAGCATCCTTAACACCTGGTTTCAGCAGGCGATCACCGTCGGCAAACGCATCCGCACGGAGACCGGCATCGACCAGCATGCCGTATCCACCTCCTATACGGCCGTTGAACTGGCCAAACAGGTCTTCACCACCCTGGAAGGCCGCTCGGCGCTGATCCTCGGCGCCGGCAAGATGAGCGAACTTACCCTGACCCACCTAATCGCCAACGGTGTCACCACGGTCCTCGTAGCCAACCGCACCCGCGAACGGGCCGAGGAACTGGCACGCCGCTGCGGCGGCAAGGCCGTCTCTTATGACGAGATCTCGGCGCGGATGGAGGAGTCTGACATCGTCATCTCCTGCACTGCAGCGACTCACTACGTCATCCGGCGCGAACTGGTGGAAAAGGTCATGAGCACCCGTCCCGACCGCCCGCTTTTCTTGATCGACATCGCTGTTCCCCGGGATATCGATCCCGCCGTGGCCACCGTGCCCGGTGTGCATCTTTTCGATATCGACGACCTGCAAAGCGTCGTCGACCAGAACCTGGCCCAGCGCCAGAAGGCGGCCTCTGAAGCCGAACTCATTGTGGAACAGGAGATCGCCGAGTTTCTCAAATGGCTCAACTCCCTGTTTGTCGTACCCACCATCGTCGCGCTAAAAAACAAGGGGGAGGCGATCCGGGAAAAAGAACTGGAGCGAGTTTTAGCGAAGCTGAAAAGTCTCTCTGACAAGGACCAGAAGACCATCGGCGCCATGGCATCATCGATCGTCAAACAACTGCTCCATGACCCCATCACCCAGATCCGCCACTATGCGGCCAGCCCGGAAGGGCACCTCTACTCAGAGATCCTGCAAAACCTCTTTTCCCTCGAGATCGCCGGACAGCGGTCCAAAGGCCGCGACGATCAATCTGATAGAAGGAGTCAGCCGTAA
- the hemC gene encoding hydroxymethylbilane synthase: MSALQRPVVIGTRDSALALWQTHWVLERLKELYPEQSFEVKHIKTKGDKILDVALAKIGDKGLFTKELEVAMLNGEIDMAVHSMKDLPTVLPEGCTIGAICVREDCRDILISRDGGGLEDLPQVAKVGTASLRRKAQLWKVRPDLQLVDIRGNLQTRMRKMEEQNLDGLILAAAGVKRLGWAEKITEYIPVDMCLPAVGQGSVGIEIREGDEEIGRLVGALNHAESAVCVRAERALLRTLEGGCQVPIGSLGRLCGDKLIVDGVVASLDGKNICRDQVEGDPADPEEAGVRLAEKLLQQGAREILIQVRQETDL; encoded by the coding sequence ATGTCAGCACTTCAACGACCCGTTGTCATCGGTACCCGGGACAGCGCCCTCGCCCTCTGGCAGACCCACTGGGTGCTTGAACGCCTGAAAGAGCTCTATCCAGAACAATCCTTTGAGGTCAAGCACATCAAAACCAAGGGTGACAAGATCCTCGACGTAGCCCTGGCCAAAATCGGCGACAAGGGGCTCTTCACGAAGGAATTGGAAGTGGCCATGCTGAATGGCGAGATTGACATGGCCGTCCACTCCATGAAAGACCTGCCGACGGTCTTGCCGGAAGGCTGCACGATCGGCGCTATCTGTGTGCGCGAGGACTGCCGCGACATCCTAATCTCCCGCGACGGCGGCGGTCTGGAAGACCTGCCCCAGGTCGCGAAGGTCGGCACGGCCAGCCTGCGCCGCAAGGCCCAACTATGGAAGGTGCGTCCCGATCTCCAACTCGTCGATATCCGCGGCAACCTGCAGACGCGGATGCGCAAGATGGAAGAACAAAACCTCGACGGTCTGATCCTGGCTGCCGCTGGCGTGAAGCGCCTCGGCTGGGCCGAGAAGATCACCGAATACATACCCGTCGACATGTGCCTGCCGGCTGTCGGCCAGGGTTCTGTGGGCATCGAGATCCGTGAAGGCGACGAAGAGATCGGTCGCCTCGTGGGCGCTTTGAACCACGCCGAATCGGCCGTCTGTGTCCGCGCCGAACGGGCGCTGCTCCGCACCCTTGAGGGCGGCTGCCAGGTGCCCATTGGTTCGCTTGGCCGCTTGTGCGGCGACAAACTCATCGTCGATGGTGTCGTCGCCTCCCTGGACGGCAAGAACATCTGCCGCGACCAAGTGGAGGGCGATCCGGCTGATCCCGAAGAAGCGGGCGTCCGTCTGGCCGAAAAACTGCTGCAACAGGGGGCCAGAGAGATATTAATCCAAGTAAGACAGGAGACGGATCTGTGA
- a CDS encoding precorrin-2 dehydrogenase/sirohydrochlorin ferrochelatase family protein, whose protein sequence is MLLYPLLLRLEGQPCLVVGGGQVAERKIESLLEVGARVTVISPALTPEIQRWVDEDKLRCHLREYQDGDAAGHMVVIAATDVSAVNEQVARDCFQRNILINTVDIPQLCNFYVPAVVRRGDLTIAISTNGCSPAIARRIREKLEATFGEEYCEYLQVMKSLREQVLREVPNPARRKAIFETLAEAELLECIQAGDDQALKERIAQCLSSS, encoded by the coding sequence ATGCTGTTGTATCCATTGCTGCTAAGGCTGGAGGGGCAACCGTGCCTGGTCGTCGGCGGCGGTCAGGTGGCCGAGAGAAAGATCGAATCCCTCTTAGAGGTGGGCGCCCGCGTCACCGTCATCAGCCCGGCACTCACGCCTGAGATTCAACGCTGGGTGGACGAAGACAAGCTTCGTTGCCACTTGCGCGAGTACCAGGATGGAGACGCCGCCGGACACATGGTCGTCATCGCCGCCACCGATGTGTCAGCGGTCAACGAGCAGGTCGCCCGCGATTGTTTTCAGCGCAACATCTTGATCAACACCGTTGATATCCCGCAACTCTGCAATTTCTACGTTCCCGCCGTTGTGCGGCGGGGCGATCTGACTATCGCCATCTCCACCAACGGATGCAGCCCGGCCATCGCCCGCCGCATCCGCGAAAAGCTGGAGGCGACCTTTGGCGAGGAGTATTGCGAGTACCTGCAGGTGATGAAAAGTCTCCGCGAGCAGGTGCTTCGCGAAGTGCCCAACCCGGCCCGGCGCAAGGCGATCTTCGAGACCCTGGCCGAGGCGGAACTACTGGAGTGCATCCAGGCAGGTGACGATCAAGCCCTTAAGGAGCGAATCGCCCAGTGTTTATCTTCGTCGTAG
- the ccsB gene encoding c-type cytochrome biogenesis protein CcsB, translating to MGMEENLLFYATFAAYGLAAFLYICFLVLRKPALARIGYYITVAGVIVNTAALAMRSIVAGYVPLTNGYEFLLAFSWGIAFVYLFAERKFQIPIAGAFVIPTAWLLLAYVAVDMSPAERAARPLMPALQSNWLTIHVATAMIAYGAFAFSFGIGLMYLWKVSSEKSGATRGLAAAFPDSEKLDEIGYRLIALGFPFLTLCIITGAIWAEFAWGRYWSWDPKETWSLITWLIYAAYLHARFTYGWRGRRAAWMSIIGFIAVLFTYFGVNYFLSGLHGYAN from the coding sequence ATGGGCATGGAAGAGAACCTGCTTTTTTACGCCACCTTTGCCGCATACGGCCTCGCCGCCTTCCTGTATATCTGTTTCCTGGTCCTGCGCAAGCCTGCTCTAGCCCGCATCGGTTATTACATCACCGTTGCCGGCGTAATCGTCAATACGGCGGCCCTGGCGATGCGCTCGATTGTTGCCGGCTATGTGCCCCTGACGAACGGCTATGAGTTTCTGCTGGCCTTCTCCTGGGGTATCGCTTTTGTCTATCTCTTTGCCGAGCGGAAGTTTCAAATCCCCATCGCGGGCGCTTTTGTCATCCCTACCGCTTGGCTGCTCCTGGCCTATGTGGCCGTCGATATGTCACCGGCTGAGCGGGCCGCCCGGCCCCTCATGCCTGCGTTGCAGTCGAACTGGCTGACCATCCATGTGGCAACGGCCATGATCGCCTATGGCGCCTTTGCCTTCTCTTTCGGCATCGGCCTCATGTACCTCTGGAAGGTTTCTTCAGAAAAAAGCGGCGCCACGCGAGGGTTGGCCGCTGCTTTTCCTGATTCCGAAAAATTAGATGAGATCGGCTACCGGCTGATCGCCCTCGGCTTTCCCTTCCTGACGCTCTGCATCATCACCGGCGCCATTTGGGCGGAATTCGCCTGGGGACGCTATTGGAGTTGGGACCCGAAGGAGACCTGGTCACTGATCACCTGGCTGATCTACGCCGCCTACCTCCATGCCCGCTTTACCTACGGGTGGCGAGGGCGGCGCGCCGCTTGGATGTCGATCATCGGTTTTATAGCCGTCTTGTTCACCTATTTTGGCGTCAACTATTTCCTTAGCGGTCTGCACGGGTATGCGAATTAG